ATCCAGTGAACTTTCCCTTTCCTACAGCAGGAAGATAACAAGACCCATTTTTTCACAGTTGAATCCATTCAGATTTTATTACAGCCCTCTGAATTACTGGATCGGAAATCCATATTTGCAGCCCTCATTTACCAGCCAGATTAAGGCTGCCTATCGTTATAAGAATTGGATAACGAATCTTACGGTGGGTAGAGAAAAGGATGTGATGACCCGCTATCCGCTTTATAATCCAACAACCAATGTGTTGGAATATTTAGGAACTAATCTTCCTTACAGAGATTTTGCAGTGCTGGAAACAAGTTTGCCGGTAAAAGTGACCCGTTGGTGGAATATGACAGGACAAATTGCAGGATATTATAATTACGAATTCAGGCCTTATCTTGAGAATGTCTTTGCATTAAACATTTACAATTATGAAATCAGGTTGAATCAGGTTTTCACTCTTCCCAAAGGGTATACGGTTAATTTGTTTGCCAATTATGAATCGAGGACCGGGAATAGTCTCTACATCATAAAACCGCGATATACGGTTGATTTGTCTATACAAAAGGCATGGTTCGATAATACATTGAATACTAAGATTGGTTACAATAATATTTTTGATTCTTATGAACAACATTTGGAGTTCCGGCATAAACAAATCATGGATAACCGTTTAACCCATTGGTGGGATAGCAGCCGTTTCTTGTTGTCTGTGAGCTATAATTTTGGAAGTTCAAAATATAAGAGTCAAGAAATTCCAAGAGTTGAAGATGAAAGCAGAGCCAGATAAAAATAAAACCTGCTTGAAAAAGCAGGTTTTTTGATATCTTATGGACACATACATCTGTCGCAAGTCCAGATATAGCATTTTCCTGTGACATCATCCCATTCACAGCATCTTCTGTTTCCTGGTGGAATGGCTCCTCCCATAACGGATTTCTGTTGCTCTCTTCCTAATTTCTGTGCGTTTTTCAGCACCGGATTTTTCTTGTTCATGATTTTGTTCTTTTGATGTTAATAATTAAGTTTTAAAATGATAACTCTTTTTTAGAATTATATCACTAATTTATGAATTTAAATTAAGGTGTTGTCATTTTTTTCAATCTGTATGTAGATGAAAAATAGTCAGTTGTAGATAGATTAGTAGGGCGGTTTTTCATTGAAAATATTAAAAAATAAACCCTGTTTGCAAAAACAGAGTTTATTTTTCGTAATGAATATTGATTAGTATAGGAATGATAATAATAGTCAGCCCGCTTAAAATTGTTTAAGGGTGATCTGATAAAGAACATGGGTACCTGAGTAGATTGCTTTTAGACGAAATTTTCTACCTCCTGAGATTACCTCTGTTTCAGTCCCGCTATTGGCAGCTAATATGTGTGCATTAGTGAAGGGAGCCACAAATGAAAAAGGGCCTGTACCATCATTCCATATTACCTTTAAATGAAAGAGCTCAAAGGTTTGGCCTGTATTCGGGCTCGGGCTCGGAGCAGAAAGATAAGCAACCGTTCCCCCGTTGGCAATATGCTTGCTTTCAAGAACAGGGGTTGTCTGAGTAGAACTGTTAGGAGGGGTAATAATGTGATTATGACGATCATAATCTGCTTCTACTTTTATAGATATTGGCGTAGGGTTGATTCCGCCTGCCTCTCCAACGTATTTGACACTAAAAGAATTTTGGGCGAATAAACCGGTTATTGATACCAATGTTAATAAGCCGGTTAAAAAAACAGTAAGAGTTTTTTTCATAATAAATAAAATTTAAGGTTATAAAATTTTGATATTGCTAATGTGGTTGTAATTGGGAAATAAAATAGGTTATATAATTGACTGGCATTCAGTTATAAACATATTAACCCAAACTGTAAGTATTATTGAATTTATCTTTAAATACTAATCAGTCTGCTTAATAGGTTAGGAGAGTGATCTGATAGGTAACATGGAGGTCTGAATGAATTGCTTTCAGACGTATTCTGGCCCCTACTATTGTTAAATCTATTTCATTACCATTATTGGCAGATAATATCTGTGCATCATTGAAGGTAAACACCCTTGAAATGGGAAACCCATTCTGAAGGGAATTCCATGTCACTTTTAAATGATACAGATCAAACATCTGAGCTGTAGTCGGATGGGGAGTTGGAGCGATAAGGTAAGCTGCCGTTGCCCCGTTAGCAATATGTTTGCTTGCAACAACATGAGTTGTCTGGGAAGAACTGTTAGGAGGGTTAATAATGTAGTTGTGACGATCATAATCTGCTTCTACTTTTATAGAGTTAGGCGGAAAAGTGTTAATGCCTGCCTCTCCAACATATTTAACACTAAACGAATTTTGTGCAGACAAACTGGTTACTGATACTACTGTTAATAAAACAGTTAAAAAAAGAGTAAGGGTCTTTTTCATAATAATAAGATTTAAAATTAATACTGCTAATGTAGTTGTAACCGGGAAGTAAAGCTAGTTATATCAAGTAAGTGCGCACACTTTAGGGATAAGCGCGTAAACCCAAATTGTAAGTGAGAATTGCATGGTGGTAATTTCTGTATATAGTGTATTCTGCGGATAAAATAACTGTAAATAAAACCTTCTTTAGAGTAATCGGAATATTGGATAAAATTATAAGGATTAAGCAATTCAAAAGTTTTCCAGATAGAGACCTTTACTTATATTTGTAGTATTGCATAAATCTTTATGAGACTAAATATTAAAAACGAAACGGGAAGGCTGAAGTCAGTAGTGCTGGGCCAGCCTAATTCAATGGGAGCAGTTCCCACCCTTGCGGAGAGCTATGATGCCAAGTCATATTACTCCATTGAACACAACATTTATCCTAAAGAAGAGGATATTATCAATGAAATGAATGCTTTTGAAGCAGTGCTGAAGAAGTATGATGTAGAAGTGCTCCGTCCAAGTATCATCAAAGATTACAATCAGGTCTTTTCAAGAGATGTGGCTTTCGTGATTGATGACAAAATGATCATTTCCAATGTGATTGCAGACAGAGCAGACGAACAGGAAGCCTATAAAAATGTTTTTGAAAAAGTAGCCTGGAGAAAAATTATCAACCTTCCGGAAACAGCCCATATTGAAGGAGGTGATGTGATCGTTTGGAATGATTTCCTTTTTATTGGTACTTGCTTCAGCGAAGATTACAGAAATTATAAAACAGCGAGAACCAACGAATACGCCATTGAAATTTTAAAAGAATATTTTCCGAAGAAAAGAATCATTGATCTTGAACTGAAGAAAAACGATAAAATTCCGTTTGAAGGAATCCTTCACCTGGATTGTACATTCAATCCTGTTGGAGAAGACAAATGCCTGATCTACAAGAACGGGTTTGTGGATGAAAGTGATTACCGTTTAATCATAGATATTTTCGGAGAAGAAAACTGTTTCCATCTTAACGACGAAGAAATGTTTGAAATGTTTCCGAATATTTTCTCCATTTCTCCGGAAGTAGTGGTTTCAGACAAAGCATTCACAAGAATGAACAACCATCTGAGAAATGAATGGGGAATGACCGTAGAAGAAATTCCTTACAGAGAAATTTCTAAAATGGGCGGATTGCTGAGATGTTCTACCATGCCATTAGTAAGAGAGTAATGCACTTTGGTTAGGTTATTTTCAATATTGATGATTTTTCTCTCGGTTATGAAAGTTGATGCACAGCTTTTTGACTGGAAGAAGATCTATTCCGGAGATCTTAAAGCATACAGACAGTATAATATTAAGACTGCTGTTTTAAAGAAAAACGGAGAAGCCATCAACAGAATTGAGATACTGGCCGATAAAAATGAAATCATTACCTCAAATACTACCGGAACCTCCTGGCTCATTTATGACAAGCAGAATAGGTTATCCCGTATACTTTCTAAAAATACAGAGTATAGAGTTTCATATTCGGATAACGGAATGATACAATCGATAGAAAGGGAATACAAAAATGGATACGGAATAGATATTTTAAAAAATTACCGGCCAGATCTCAATCATCCGAAAAATATTAATTATGAAAGGAATTTTCTGGATATAAAAACCGGGAAGAATGAGTTTTATAAGAAACGTTTTGTTTTCAATTCAAAAGATTCATTAATGAGCTTTAATGAAAATCTTTATGAAGGAGGGTATTACAGATCTTATCAAAATGGAACAATTGTAAGAAAAATGCCTCGTGAAGGAGGCTTTGAAATAGATTCTTCTTATTATGTGTCTCCCAATAGACTGAATGGCTATCATTTTATACGCAATAAAGAGAGAGACAGCATTACCAAGAGTCAGGATTCCATCTACATCGAAACTTACTTTCGGGGTAAAATAGAAAGCAAAGTAGTAAAGCATAATGACTTGCTATACAACGAAGAGCTTTTTATTCCGGATCATGTAAAGAATAAATATATCTATTATACAGCAGATGATGAAAGATATGTTCTCTGGGAAATAAGAACTACGCAGGCTAATGGGAGATTAAAAAGTAAATATCCATTAAAAAAATATTATGATCTGATTGATGGAAAATTAATCAGAAATAAAAGGAAGATTAAAAATGAGATAATCAGAATGCGGGGATGCGGTGGAGGTATACCTTATAAGAGATTGGAAAGCCGGATGGCAGAAAATGCAATTTTTTCACCTTCTGTTTTATTTTCAAAAGAAGTCAGCCGCCGTGCTTCAGATCAACTTGATTTTTTTGATGTTCTTTCGAACGAAATGGAGATTTTTTATAATAAAATGAGATCAGACGAATCGGTAAAGAAGGAAGATTACTTAGGAAACAATACTTCTTTATCTCCGGGGTTCTATAAATTTCTGACAGAGTTTATCTGCAGGGAAGATTATACCGTTGAAATAACAGATGGAAATGGAAAGACCTTTATCAGAAGATTCTTTGAACACCCGGATGAATTTTCAATTATTTTAAATATTTTTAGTAAACAAGAATAAAAAATGCAAACAACAGATACCGTATTAATGATAGAACCGATTGCTTTCGGTTACAATGCAGAAACTGCAAAAAACAATTATTTTCAGGTAGAACAGACAGGTTCTGATATTCAATCAAAGGCTTTGGCAGAATTCAATACTTTTGTCGGCAAACTGAGAGGAAAAGGAATTAATGTAATCACCATTAAAGATACACTGGATCCTCATACACCAGATTCTATTTTCCCGAATAACTGGGTAAGCTTCCATAAAGACGGGAAAGTGGTTTTATACCCGATGTTCGCTTCCAATAGAAGAGTAG
This region of Chryseobacterium vaccae genomic DNA includes:
- a CDS encoding dimethylarginine dimethylaminohydrolase family protein; translated protein: MRLNIKNETGRLKSVVLGQPNSMGAVPTLAESYDAKSYYSIEHNIYPKEEDIINEMNAFEAVLKKYDVEVLRPSIIKDYNQVFSRDVAFVIDDKMIISNVIADRADEQEAYKNVFEKVAWRKIINLPETAHIEGGDVIVWNDFLFIGTCFSEDYRNYKTARTNEYAIEILKEYFPKKRIIDLELKKNDKIPFEGILHLDCTFNPVGEDKCLIYKNGFVDESDYRLIIDIFGEENCFHLNDEEMFEMFPNIFSISPEVVVSDKAFTRMNNHLRNEWGMTVEEIPYREISKMGGLLRCSTMPLVRE